In Rhodoferax sediminis, the sequence CGTCATCAGCGCACCGATCGACGCGAACGGCGTGCAGACCGACGTGCTGGAAAAACTCATCGCCGAACACAAACCGAAATTTGTTTATCTGATTCCCACCTTCGGCAACCCCAGCGGGACCCTGCTGGGCCTGGAGCGGCGTAAAAAGGTGCTGGAGCTTGCCATCAAATACCAGACGCTGATCGTGGAGGACGATCCGTATGGCGACCTGTACTTCAACGAGGCGCCGCCCCCGTCCATCCTGGCGCTCAGCAGCCAGGTGCCCGGCAGCCGCGACTGGCTGGCGCACTGCGGCACCATGAGCAAGGTGCTGAGCCCCGGCCTGCGCGTGGGCTGGATGGTGGCACCGCCCGAGTTGCTGGCCAAGGCCACCATGTGCAAGCAGTTCAGCGACGCGCACACCAGCACCTTCGCCCAGGCCACCGCCGCGCAATACCTCAAGGCCGGCCGCATGCCCGCCACGCTGGCGCATGTGCGCAAGGTTTACGCCGAGCGCGCCCAGGCCATGGGCAACGCGCTGCGCAAGGACCTGGGCGACGCCATCGAGTTTGTGCAGCCGCAGGGCGGCCTGTTCGTCTGGGCGCGCCTCACGGGCGCGGGCGGCAAGGTGAAGGATGGCAATGAGCTGGCCAGGCGCGCGATCGAGAAGGGCGTGGCCTTTGTGCCGGGCGCGCCGTTTTATGCGAACAACCCGGATCTATCGACCCTGCGGCTCAGCTTTGCGACGGCGGATGTGGCGAAGATTGAGGAGGGGATTGGGCGGTTGGGGCAGGCGATTTGAGTGATTCGGCGGATTCATTAGCCTCGACATCTGCGTCCGACCTACCTGCACTCGAAAGTGTGACTGAGAGCCACCAACAAGACGAACGCTGGGCGCACCTCGTTGCATTGGATAACGAACTTCTCAAGGGCGGAGTCATTCTTTCCGAGTGGTGTAGCTTTATCGTTCGAGAGGCCGATCTTGCGTTTGTGCATGGGGCGCACTTGGCCTCCATTTTGACGGCTGTGTCGGGCATCGAGACATACCTTCGGTCGGAATATTCGGAGACAGGCAGAAAGCGGCTTGTCGAATTGATCAATCGCGCTCCTATCCACGAAGCCCTAAAAAAGGATCTTCACTTGCTGCGTAAATACCGCAACAAGTGGGTACATATTGACGAGCCATGGAATGATAAAACTCTTCTCGAACGACCGGAGGGGACAGAACGTGAGCTTGAAAAAATGGCATTGTTCGCTGCACGGCTGCTACGCAGAACCATTTATGAGAATCAATGGATATAGCGCGTCGATCGCGTATTACTCCAACGGTGCATTTTGAGTCAACGGCTTCGATTTCTTCTTGACACGAACATCCTGATACCCCTTCAGGATTCGATGCTTGTGCTTGAACCAAGCCTTGCCAATTTCGTTCGATTGGCTGGGGTTGGTGGGCATCAACTGCTGTACCACCCGGCGTCCAAGACGGATATTGATAGAGACAAAAACACTCAAAGGCGAGCGCGAACACTGGCGCGGCTTCAACAGTACACGAAGCTTGAAGGGGCACCGGCAAGCCCGCGCAACACGGCGCAAACGTCGGCAAATGATGCATGTGATAACGACATCCTCCATGCCCTCGAATGCTCAGCCGTTCATGCCCTAGTAACTGAAGACAAAGAAATCCACACGAAAGCGCGCCAAGCGGGCTTTGGTCATCAGGTCTACAACATTCAGACGGCTGAAGACTGGCTTCGCCGTTTGCATGAGCCTGCGGAAGTTCACCTACCAAACATTGAGGACGTACCCATGTACAGCCTCACCAACCAGCTCAATTCGACCTTGTTTGATAGCCTACGTGCCAGTTATGACACGCCGCAACGAAGTTTCGACGC encodes:
- a CDS encoding PLP-dependent aminotransferase family protein; translated protein: MPFADRLNNVETSAIRELFKLLGKPGIISFAGGFPDSAMFDVEGIKEAVNAALAQDPGAALQYGATEGYNPLREQLAAFMAGKGVKDLAPEGLIVTTGSQQALDLIGKTLIGPGDKVIVEAPTFLATIQCFRLYGADVISAPIDANGVQTDVLEKLIAEHKPKFVYLIPTFGNPSGTLLGLERRKKVLELAIKYQTLIVEDDPYGDLYFNEAPPPSILALSSQVPGSRDWLAHCGTMSKVLSPGLRVGWMVAPPELLAKATMCKQFSDAHTSTFAQATAAQYLKAGRMPATLAHVRKVYAERAQAMGNALRKDLGDAIEFVQPQGGLFVWARLTGAGGKVKDGNELARRAIEKGVAFVPGAPFYANNPDLSTLRLSFATADVAKIEEGIGRLGQAI